One window of Staphylococcus chromogenes genomic DNA carries:
- a CDS encoding Rib/alpha-like domain-containing protein translates to MTKKNKTRSRRYDYLPNRANKYSIRKFTVGTTSILIGATLVFGIDHDAKAAETTTPPATSTTTASDTTAQPATTDTTTVSTNTTDSTSTATSTAQSTTADSTTQSTDSTNTTNSTSTADTSTSASTAQSTTADSTTQSTDSTNTTTSTSTADTSTSANTAQSTTADSTTQSTDSTNTTNSTSTADTSTSASTAQSTTADSTTQLTDSTNTTTSTSTADTSTSASTAQSTTADSTTQSTDSTNTTTSTSIADTSASTSATSSTVATSTSTSTASASTASTTATSTTLSNFSLMSAAAPMAATAVAPATIDVAAEQNNIITADAIANGYIKSATDATNAANTLSGRAWLINSGTPSTMANGLTPVPEGTPVYMQWIDTDGAVSPIYQANTTNQLSSVDGSQVGPGAYAFDLREPWIDANGTSHTYRAIDGQYYRLWINDFTTANGNTATMLRQAGGFYPNTFVNSVTSSNLGQFPLIGINMQRTGIFMSIVPTNNYMTTDNWIVDNQGPLTNPSTTTSVNDFISGKVWIESGAGDYANSSTGPNYNAPSDVAGEGYQVVMSSLTAEGAKAYDAYVNSLPKDQQTAAARTLLQANPQYISATVTGYTDANGNYTLRFPSGALDLNHVYGYVLDPKGNLVKSYSAFTTPLFRPADANLSFTPQTAPYVRPVRHAWVNVNFAVVGTNLTNINITNFDVTANPAKPGDVAYVDVTTTALSPLPTYVEWRDSAGNVVQRSAQVTTEQQAEAAGTFTIPTNAKSGEVYTVYIVSGGNDIAADSLIVQVDQNSATYQPTYPTTTVSQGQTLVVNTPLNSDGTALPAGTSYESGNNVPTWATVNADGSITVAPDATVTPGSYNVPVVVSYPDGSRETVYAPVTVKAPDATVYNPTATPVDTPYGTATTVDQVTSNVTIPGYPTTGPQPVITLNDPSQLPDGTTPGTVNVPVTVTYPDGSTDQITVPVTTGQPQATQFDPTVTPVNNPYGTATTADQVTSNVTIPGYPTTGPQPVITVNDPSQLPDGTTPGTVNVPVTVTYPDGSTDQITVPVTTGVSQATQYDPTATPVNNPYGTATTADQITGNITVPGFPTTGSQPTYTIPAGTVLPDGTTPGTVDVPVTVTYLDGTTDQITVPVTTGQPQATTYQPVGDQVNNPFGTPTTENQIVDAVIIPGYPTTGPQPVISVNDPSTLPDGQTSGTVDVSVTVTYPDGSTDQITVPVTTGNTQATQYDPTATAVTNPYGTPTTQDQVLTNVTVPGFPTTGAQPSYTLADGATLPDGTQSGTYNVPVVVTYPDGSKDTISVPVTVGDAQAVTYDSTSTPVDTPFGTVTTENDVVSHVAVPGYPTTGVQPTITVDNGTSLPDGQTPGTYNVPVTVTYPDGSVDHITVPVNVGQPQATQYDPTATPISNPYGTATTADQVLGNVSVPGFPTNGAQPSYTLADGAILPNGTQSGTFNVPVVVTYPDGSKDTINVPVTVGDAQAVTYEPSATPISNPYGTATTSDQVLGNVTVPSFPTNGAQPNYTLADGATLPDGTQSGTFNVPVVVTYPDGTTDTINVPVTVGDAQAVTYEPTSTPIDKNYGSATSEADVVSAVTVPNFPTTGDQPTITVDDPSTLPDGQTPGNYNVPVTVTYPDGSQDHISVPITVGPTEASTYQPTATAVETPFGTPTTADEVIGNVTIPEYPTTGEQPVITIDDPTTLPDGQTAGNYTVPVTVTYPDGSQDHISVPVTVTPSQASTYNPTAGVVNNPYGTPTTEAQVTSEVTVTGYPSTGPQPVITVDNPAALPDGSVTGTVDVPVTITYPDGSVDHVTVSVSTGDSQAVTYEPTATPINKPYGTRTTNQDMISHVTIPGYPTTGEQPIINAIDPNTLPTGYTSGTFEVPVLVTYPDGTSDSIIVTVTVDAQPQNNQYEPVTSQVNQPYGTPTTETDVVGKVTIPGYPTTGDQPVITVDNPSALPDGSVSGTYDVSVTVTYPDGTTDHITVPVVVGAQPQNTAYEPTTTPLEKPYGTLTTTEDITSSVTVPGYPTTGDQPVITVDNPSTLPDGTTPGTYDVPVTVTYPDGTTDYVTVPVTVGTSQATQFDPTVTTVNTPYGTPTTEADVVGNVTIPGYPTTGDQSVITVDNPSSLPDGTIPGTVDVPVTVTYPDGSVDKITVPVTTGEAQATTNDPTVAPVENPYGTPTTVDDITSSVTVPGYPTTGDQPVITVDNPSSLPDGTTPGTVDVPVTVTYPDGSVDKITVPVTTGEAQATTYEPTTTPVEKPYGTPTTTDDITGSVTVPGYPTTGDQPVVTVDNPSTLPDGTTPGTYDVPVTVTYPDGSQDHTTVTVTVGESQATQYEPVTGPVNNSYGTPTTEEQVVGQVTVPNFPTTGDQPVITVDKPSSLPDGSTPGTVDVSVTVTYPDGTVDHTTVTVNTSDTLATQYEPTATPVDNPYGTPTTDNQVLDHVTVPNYPTTGDQPTYTIPSGTTLPDGSQSGTFNVPVIVTYPDGSQDMINVPVTVGESQAVINEPTTTPVEKPFGTPTTTDDITGSVTVPNFPTTGDQPVVTVDNPSSLPDGTTPGTYEVPVTVTYPDGSEDHTTVTVTVGEAQAATNEPTTTPVEKPYGTPTTTEDITGSVTVPNFPPTGDQPVVTVDNPTSLPDGTTPGTYEVPVTVTYPDGSEDHTTVTVTVGESQAATNEPTTTPVEKPFGTPTTTDDITGSVTVPNFPTTGDQPVVTVDNPTSLPDGTTPGTYEVPVTVTYPDGSEDHTTVTVTVGESQAATNEPTTTPVEKPFGTPTMTEDITGSVTVPNFPPTGDQPVITVDNPSSLPDGTTPGTYEVPVTVTYPDGSQDHTTVTVTVGESQAATNEPTTTPVEKPNGTPTTVDDITGSVTVPNFPPTGEQPVITVDEPSTLPDGTTPGTYEVPVTVTYPDGSQDHTVVTVTVGEPQANTYEPTTTPVEKPNGTPTTVDDVTGSVTVPNFPPTGEQPVITVDNPSTLPDGTTPGTVEVPVTVTYPDGSQDHTTVTVTTGVSQAEQNNPGYHDGVAKPGETIHIPQNGDSNMPDGTKYEVTPHVPSGWNITVDETTGELTVTPPNNAQPGTSIVTEVIVHYPDGSTEVVQIIITVGEKSETPLPSPTPHVPSTPNTDTITGEHATPGHSICVTWPNGSVKTVPVKKDGSWSVAIPKNIENQPEQRINIVEINHQGQVSKPTTIQKEHAPEKAGQHELPETGQNSEKTSPILLGGLFAALGSLLLFRRKKQDKETK, encoded by the coding sequence ATGACCAAAAAAAATAAAACGCGTTCGAGACGTTATGATTATTTACCAAATAGAGCAAATAAATATTCAATACGTAAATTTACAGTTGGGACGACATCCATTTTAATCGGGGCCACATTAGTATTTGGTATTGATCACGATGCTAAAGCGGCTGAAACGACAACACCACCTGCAACGAGCACAACGACTGCCTCTGATACGACAGCTCAGCCGGCAACGACAGATACAACAACAGTTTCCACAAATACGACAGATTCTACATCAACAGCCACAAGCACTGCACAATCGACAACAGCGGATAGCACAACACAATCGACAGACTCAACAAATACAACAAACTCAACATCGACAGCAGACACATCAACATCCGCAAGTACCGCACAATCGACAACAGCGGATAGCACAACACAATCGACAGACTCAACGAATACAACAACATCAACATCGACAGCAGACACATCAACATCCGCAAATACCGCACAATCGACAACAGCGGATAGCACAACACAATCGACAGACTCAACAAATACAACAAACTCAACATCAACAGCAGACACATCAACATCCGCAAGTACCGCACAATCGACAACAGCGGATAGCACAACACAATTGACAGACTCAACGAATACAACAACATCAACATCGACAGCAGACACATCAACATCCGCAAGTACCGCACAATCGACAACAGCGGATAGTACAACACAATCGACAGACTCAACAAATACAACAACATCAACATCCATTGCAGATACATCAGCTTCAACAAGCGCGACGTCATCAACAGTCGCTACTTCGACATCGACGAGCACCGCATCAGCAAGCACCGCGTCAACGACAGCTACATCTACCACGCTTAGTAACTTCTCGCTAATGAGTGCAGCAGCACCTATGGCAGCGACAGCAGTCGCACCTGCAACAATAGATGTAGCCGCAGAACAAAATAACATTATCACTGCAGATGCGATTGCGAATGGTTATATTAAATCAGCGACTGATGCGACAAATGCCGCGAATACGCTTTCAGGTCGAGCTTGGCTGATTAATTCAGGGACACCATCGACAATGGCTAATGGATTGACGCCTGTTCCAGAAGGTACACCTGTCTACATGCAGTGGATTGATACGGATGGCGCAGTTTCTCCAATTTATCAAGCGAATACGACGAATCAACTTAGTTCAGTTGATGGGAGTCAGGTAGGTCCAGGTGCGTATGCTTTTGACTTGCGCGAACCTTGGATCGATGCTAATGGTACAAGTCATACGTATCGTGCCATTGATGGTCAATATTACCGTTTATGGATTAATGACTTTACAACTGCAAATGGCAACACGGCAACGATGTTACGTCAAGCGGGTGGCTTTTATCCTAATACATTTGTTAACTCAGTCACAAGTAGTAACTTAGGACAGTTCCCTTTAATAGGAATCAACATGCAACGTACAGGGATATTTATGTCGATCGTGCCAACAAATAATTATATGACAACGGACAATTGGATTGTCGATAATCAAGGACCTCTAACAAATCCATCGACAACCACAAGTGTGAATGACTTCATCAGTGGTAAAGTTTGGATAGAGTCAGGGGCTGGAGACTATGCGAACTCATCAACGGGACCGAACTATAACGCACCTTCTGATGTCGCTGGTGAGGGTTACCAAGTTGTGATGTCTTCTTTAACTGCTGAAGGTGCTAAAGCGTATGACGCCTATGTAAATAGTTTACCGAAAGACCAACAAACTGCAGCAGCACGTACATTATTACAAGCCAACCCACAGTACATTTCAGCGACAGTGACAGGTTATACGGATGCCAATGGAAATTATACTTTACGATTTCCTTCTGGAGCACTTGATTTAAATCATGTTTACGGCTATGTGTTAGACCCTAAAGGAAACCTAGTCAAATCATATTCGGCATTTACAACACCATTATTCCGCCCAGCAGACGCAAACTTATCGTTCACTCCGCAAACAGCACCATACGTGAGACCTGTGAGACATGCATGGGTGAATGTCAATTTTGCGGTCGTCGGCACGAACCTTACGAATATTAATATTACGAACTTTGATGTGACTGCCAATCCTGCAAAACCAGGTGATGTGGCTTATGTTGATGTAACGACTACAGCACTTTCGCCACTCCCAACGTATGTCGAATGGCGAGATTCAGCGGGTAATGTCGTTCAACGAAGTGCACAAGTGACAACAGAACAACAAGCCGAAGCCGCTGGGACTTTTACAATTCCTACAAATGCGAAGTCAGGGGAAGTTTACACAGTTTATATCGTTTCAGGTGGCAACGATATTGCGGCGGATTCTTTGATTGTTCAAGTGGATCAAAATTCTGCGACATATCAACCGACTTATCCAACGACAACAGTCTCTCAAGGACAAACTTTAGTCGTGAATACACCATTAAATAGTGATGGTACGGCTTTACCAGCAGGGACATCTTATGAATCAGGAAATAATGTGCCAACATGGGCAACAGTCAATGCCGATGGGTCTATTACAGTGGCACCCGATGCTACAGTGACACCAGGAAGTTATAATGTTCCTGTAGTTGTATCATATCCGGATGGTTCTCGTGAAACAGTCTATGCGCCAGTGACAGTCAAAGCACCGGATGCGACAGTTTATAATCCAACAGCAACACCAGTGGACACACCATACGGCACTGCAACTACCGTAGACCAAGTGACAAGTAATGTAACGATTCCGGGATACCCAACAACAGGGCCACAACCTGTAATTACTTTGAATGATCCATCACAATTACCAGATGGGACAACACCAGGGACAGTGAACGTACCCGTGACTGTGACGTATCCAGATGGCTCAACAGATCAAATTACAGTGCCAGTGACAACAGGACAACCGCAAGCGACACAGTTTGATCCAACGGTGACACCTGTCAATAATCCATATGGAACGGCGACAACTGCAGACCAGGTGACAAGCAATGTAACGATTCCAGGTTACCCAACAACAGGTCCGCAACCTGTGATTACTGTGAATGATCCATCACAATTACCAGATGGGACAACACCAGGGACAGTGAACGTACCCGTGACTGTGACGTATCCAGACGGTTCAACAGATCAAATTACAGTTCCAGTCACAACAGGCGTTTCTCAAGCGACACAATATGACCCAACAGCAACGCCAGTGAACAATCCTTACGGTACAGCGACAACGGCTGACCAAATTACTGGAAATATTACAGTTCCAGGCTTCCCAACAACAGGATCACAACCGACGTATACGATTCCAGCGGGAACAGTGTTACCAGATGGAACAACACCAGGAACAGTGGATGTGCCAGTAACCGTGACGTATCTAGATGGCACGACAGATCAAATCACAGTGCCAGTGACAACAGGACAACCGCAAGCGACAACATATCAACCTGTAGGAGACCAAGTGAATAATCCATTTGGAACACCTACGACAGAAAATCAAATTGTTGATGCAGTGATTATTCCAGGTTATCCAACAACAGGTCCGCAACCTGTAATTAGTGTGAATGACCCATCTACACTTCCAGATGGGCAAACATCAGGCACAGTCGATGTTTCAGTGACTGTGACATATCCAGATGGTTCGACAGATCAAATTACAGTGCCAGTGACAACAGGTAATACGCAAGCGACACAATATGACCCAACAGCCACTGCTGTGACGAACCCATACGGTACACCAACGACGCAAGATCAAGTATTAACTAACGTTACTGTTCCTGGATTCCCAACAACAGGCGCACAACCAAGCTATACACTTGCAGATGGCGCGACTTTACCAGATGGCACGCAATCAGGTACTTATAATGTTCCGGTGGTTGTGACCTATCCAGATGGCTCAAAAGATACAATTTCGGTACCTGTAACAGTAGGAGACGCCCAAGCAGTCACATACGATTCAACGTCAACACCTGTAGATACACCTTTTGGTACGGTAACAACTGAAAACGATGTCGTAAGTCATGTGGCCGTTCCAGGATATCCAACAACAGGAGTACAACCGACAATCACAGTGGATAACGGAACATCATTACCAGATGGTCAAACGCCAGGCACTTACAATGTCCCAGTGACAGTGACGTACCCAGATGGTTCAGTTGACCATATCACAGTGCCGGTAAATGTGGGACAACCGCAAGCGACACAGTATGATCCAACAGCGACACCGATTTCTAACCCTTATGGTACAGCGACTACAGCAGACCAAGTCTTAGGTAATGTTTCAGTTCCAGGCTTCCCAACGAACGGGGCGCAACCAAGCTATACACTCGCAGATGGCGCAATTTTACCGAACGGTACACAATCAGGTACATTTAATGTTCCTGTCGTTGTGACCTATCCAGATGGCTCAAAAGATACGATTAATGTCCCTGTAACAGTAGGAGATGCCCAAGCGGTCACATATGAACCGAGCGCAACGCCAATCTCTAATCCGTATGGCACAGCGACGACGTCAGATCAAGTCTTAGGTAACGTCACAGTTCCAAGTTTCCCAACGAACGGGGCGCAACCAAACTATACACTCGCAGATGGCGCGACTTTACCGGACGGTACGCAATCAGGTACGTTTAATGTTCCAGTCGTGGTCACTTATCCAGATGGTACAACTGATACAATCAATGTCCCAGTCACAGTGGGAGATGCCCAAGCGGTCACATATGAACCGACATCCACACCAATTGATAAAAACTATGGTAGCGCAACTTCTGAAGCGGATGTTGTTAGTGCTGTGACAGTGCCTAATTTCCCAACAACGGGAGATCAACCGACAATTACTGTTGATGATCCATCTACACTTCCAGATGGTCAAACACCAGGAAACTATAATGTCCCAGTGACAGTCACATATCCTGACGGTTCCCAAGACCATATTTCAGTACCTATCACAGTAGGTCCAACAGAAGCGTCAACGTACCAACCAACGGCCACAGCTGTTGAAACACCATTTGGTACACCAACAACAGCGGATGAAGTGATAGGAAATGTCACGATTCCTGAATATCCAACGACAGGAGAACAACCTGTCATTACAATAGATGATCCGACGACACTTCCAGATGGTCAAACAGCAGGAAATTATACAGTTCCAGTGACAGTCACTTACCCAGATGGTTCCCAAGACCATATTTCGGTTCCAGTTACGGTGACACCATCTCAAGCGTCAACGTATAATCCGACGGCAGGGGTCGTGAATAACCCATATGGCACACCGACAACAGAAGCACAAGTGACAAGTGAAGTCACAGTAACAGGTTATCCTTCAACAGGCCCACAACCTGTCATTACCGTCGATAATCCAGCCGCTTTACCTGATGGTAGCGTTACTGGTACGGTGGACGTTCCTGTAACCATCACATATCCAGATGGCTCAGTCGATCACGTGACAGTTTCTGTGTCAACAGGAGACTCACAAGCGGTCACTTACGAACCAACCGCAACACCAATCAATAAACCATACGGTACGCGAACGACAAATCAAGATATGATTAGTCATGTGACAATCCCAGGTTATCCAACGACAGGAGAACAACCTATCATCAATGCGATTGATCCAAATACGCTACCAACAGGTTATACTTCAGGTACGTTTGAAGTCCCTGTGTTAGTGACGTATCCAGACGGCACTTCAGATTCAATCATTGTGACAGTCACAGTAGACGCTCAACCACAAAATAACCAATATGAACCAGTGACATCACAAGTGAATCAACCATATGGCACACCAACAACTGAAACAGATGTTGTGGGCAAAGTAACCATTCCAGGCTATCCAACAACAGGAGACCAACCTGTGATCACAGTAGACAATCCATCCGCATTACCAGATGGTAGTGTATCAGGCACATATGACGTGTCCGTGACGGTAACATATCCAGATGGCACTACAGATCATATTACAGTCCCAGTGGTTGTAGGCGCACAACCCCAAAACACAGCATACGAACCAACAACAACGCCATTGGAAAAACCGTACGGCACACTAACAACGACTGAAGATATTACAAGCAGTGTGACGGTTCCAGGTTATCCAACAACGGGAGACCAACCGGTGATTACAGTGGATAACCCATCAACATTACCAGATGGAACAACGCCAGGCACATATGATGTACCAGTGACGGTAACGTACCCAGACGGTACAACGGATTATGTGACAGTTCCAGTGACAGTCGGCACATCTCAAGCAACACAATTCGACCCAACTGTTACAACTGTTAATACACCATATGGTACGCCAACAACAGAAGCGGATGTTGTAGGCAATGTGACAATTCCTGGCTACCCAACAACGGGAGACCAATCGGTTATTACAGTGGATAACCCTTCATCATTACCAGATGGCACAATTCCAGGTACAGTTGATGTTCCTGTGACAGTGACGTACCCAGACGGTTCTGTAGATAAAATCACAGTGCCAGTCACAACAGGAGAAGCCCAAGCGACAACAAATGACCCAACGGTAGCGCCAGTGGAAAATCCATATGGCACACCAACAACAGTGGATGATATTACAAGCAGTGTGACAGTTCCAGGTTACCCAACAACGGGAGACCAACCTGTCATTACAGTGGATAATCCGTCATCATTACCAGATGGCACAACGCCAGGCACAGTCGATGTACCTGTAACAGTAACGTACCCAGATGGTTCTGTAGATAAGATCACAGTGCCAGTCACAACAGGAGAAGCCCAAGCGACAACTTATGAACCGACAACAACGCCAGTGGAAAAACCGTACGGCACACCAACAACGACTGACGATATTACGGGAAGCGTAACGGTTCCAGGTTACCCAACAACAGGAGACCAACCAGTTGTAACGGTAGATAATCCATCAACATTACCAGACGGAACAACACCAGGCACATATGATGTACCAGTGACAGTGACATACCCAGATGGTTCGCAAGATCATACAACAGTGACAGTAACGGTAGGTGAGTCACAAGCAACTCAATATGAACCAGTTACAGGTCCTGTCAACAATTCATATGGCACACCGACGACTGAAGAACAAGTCGTTGGTCAAGTGACGGTACCGAACTTCCCAACAACTGGCGATCAACCAGTGATTACGGTAGATAAACCATCATCCTTACCAGATGGAAGTACACCAGGTACAGTCGACGTTTCAGTGACAGTGACATATCCGGATGGCACAGTTGATCATACGACAGTGACAGTAAATACAAGTGATACACTAGCGACGCAATATGAACCAACTGCTACACCTGTCGATAATCCTTATGGTACACCGACAACAGATAACCAAGTATTAGATCACGTGACGGTTCCAAATTATCCGACAACAGGAGATCAGCCAACGTATACGATTCCAAGTGGTACGACGTTACCAGATGGTTCACAATCAGGAACATTTAACGTTCCAGTTATTGTGACATATCCAGATGGTTCACAAGATATGATTAATGTTCCAGTCACTGTAGGAGAATCACAAGCGGTTATAAATGAGCCAACAACAACACCGGTAGAAAAACCATTTGGCACACCAACAACAACTGACGATATTACAGGAAGTGTGACTGTACCGAATTTCCCAACAACGGGAGACCAACCGGTAGTAACAGTAGATAATCCATCATCATTGCCAGACGGCACAACACCAGGAACGTATGAAGTTCCAGTGACAGTGACATACCCAGATGGTTCAGAGGATCACACAACAGTGACGGTGACAGTAGGAGAAGCCCAAGCGGCTACAAATGAGCCAACAACAACACCGGTGGAAAAACCGTACGGCACACCAACAACGACTGAAGATATCACAGGAAGCGTAACGGTACCAAACTTCCCACCAACGGGAGATCAACCGGTAGTAACGGTAGATAATCCAACATCATTGCCAGACGGCACAACACCAGGAACGTATGAAGTTCCAGTGACAGTGACATACCCAGATGGTTCAGAGGATCACACAACAGTTACTGTAACGGTAGGAGAATCCCAAGCGGCTACAAATGAGCCAACAACAACGCCAGTGGAAAAACCATTTGGTACACCAACAACGACTGACGATATTACGGGAAGCGTAACTGTACCGAACTTCCCGACAACAGGAGATCAACCGGTAGTAACAGTAGATAATCCAACATCATTACCAGACGGTACAACGCCAGGCACATATGAAGTTCCAGTGACGGTAACGTACCCAGATGGTTCAGAGGATCACACAACAGTCACTGTAACGGTAGGAGAATCCCAAGCGGCTACAAATGAGCCAACAACAACGCCAGTGGAAAAACCATTTGGTACACCAACAATGACTGAAGATATCACAGGAAGCGTGACTGTACCGAACTTCCCACCAACAGGAGACCAACCAGTGATTACGGTAGATAATCCATCATCATTGCCAGACGGAACAACACCAGGAACATACGAAGTACCTGTGACAGTGACGTATCCAGATGGATCACAAGACCATACAACAGTGACGGTCACAGTAGGGGAATCCCAAGCGGCTACAAATGAACCGACAACAACACCGGTAGAAAAACCAAATGGCACACCAACAACAGTGGATGATATCACAGGAAGCGTAACTGTACCGAACTTCCCACCAACAGGGGAACAGCCTGTGATTACAGTAGATGAGCCATCAACATTGCCAGATGGAACAACACCAGGAACGTATGAAGTTCCAGTGACGGTAACGTACCCAGATGGCTCCCAAGACCACACAGTTGTGACGGTAACAGTAGGTGAGCCACAAGCAAACACTTACGAACCGACAACAACGCCAGTGGAAAAACCAAATGGCACACCAACAACAGTGGATGATGTAACAGGAAGTGTGACGGTACCAAACTTCCCACCAACAGGGGAACAACCAGTTATTACAGTGGATAACCCATCAACATTACCAGATGGTACAACACCAGGCACAGTCGAAGTTCCGGTGACAGTGACGTATCCAGATGGATCACAAGATCATACAACAGTTACTGTAACAACAGGGGTTTCTCAAGCTGAACAAAACAATCCAGGTTATCATGATGGCGTTGCTAAACCAGGTGAAACAATTCATATTCCACAAAATGGTGATTCAAATATGCCAGATGGCACAAAATATGAAGTTACGCCACATGTCCCTAGTGGTTGGAACATTACAGTAGATGAAACAACAGGAGAACTCACAGTGACGCCACCAAATAATGCACAACCAGGAACATCGATTGTGACAGAAGTTATCGTGCATTATCCAGATGGTTCAACAGAGGTTGTACAAATCATTATTACTGTAGGTGAAAAATCTGAGACACCATTACCAAGTCCAACACCACATGTTCCTTCGACACCAAATACAGACACGATTACGGGAGAACATGCGACACCAGGTCATTCAATTTGTGTGACATGGCCGAATGGCTCTGTGAAAACAGTTCCAGTGAAAAAAGATGGTTCTTGGTCAGTCGCAATTCCTAAAAATATTGAAAATCAACCAGAACAACGTATTAATATAGTAGAAATCAATCATCAAGGACAGGTTT